ACAGAAGATATTGGATGAAAATGCGGGCCTAATACAGACGATACAGGAGTTTCAGTTTGCTGGTAAATCGAGCGAAAGCATGTCCTACCAGGTGGCATTGCATCGAAACCTCGTCTATTTGGCGAATCTGGCAGATCCGCAGCAGAACGTATCATCGTTATTACCGGTAAGTGTTACGATTATATTGCCAAAGTTACCAGATACACTATCACttgcaaaatgttttacaGCCACCGCAAATGCTGCATGCTattcagcaacaacagcaacaacaacagcagcaacaacagcaacctcCACCGCCAACACACGATGGCAGCATGATGGGCCAGGGCCCTGGTCAACCGGGAATGCCCGGTTACCCGCAACCCGGCCAAGCGCCACCGGGTGTCGGAATGGGTGGTCAacaaccgcagcagcagcaacagcagcaaggtCAGCCGCACGCGAGCAACGGTGTGGTGCCCACAGGGCAACAGCACAACCCACACGGACCACCGAATCCGTCCGCCGGCGGTATGCAGCAGCCAGGCCAGCAGGCCGGTGTACCGGGTAACGTTGGACCCGGTCACGGACAGAATGCGGTCCCGCAGGTGCCAAATCAACCTGGACAGAATGTAGTGAtgggtggtgctggtggtggtaatcAGCAAGGTGGATACCGTGCACCTGGTACTAGTGGACCGATGGCACCAACATCGAACGCACCTGTAGTTGGTggccagcaacagcagcagcagcagcaaggtcTCGTGAACCAGCAAAATGCTGGCCCGGGTGGAGCGATCCGTGCACCGGGCATTCCCGGTCCGGgtggacagcagcagcaaccggctAGCCAGCCATTGCCGCCCCAAACGTCCGGTTATCAGCAGCGTGCTTCGTACAACGTGCAGCACTCACACTATCCGGGATATCCGCCCCCGAATCAAGCACCGTACGGTGCTCAGACCGGATATTCCCCGTACGGTGGTCCACCGAACCAGGTGCAGGGTTACGGACCGCCACAGGCAGGCACACCGCAGGGCTACCACCACGCGGGTGTACCACCGGCCGGTTCGACCGGTGGTCAAGTACCACCGGTACAGGGTTCACCATATCCGGGTGCGGCCGCAGGACAACATCCTGGTGCAGGTGGAGCTGGTGCTGCTGGCAGTGGTGCTGGACCGGGTGCGTATCAGCAAGGCCTGCCACCCGGTGCTCCGAATGCACAACCACACGTAGGCTACGGTCCGCCTGGGCAACCACCCGTGCAGTATCCGCCCCAGGGTGGACCCGGTGGGCCTCCACCACCGCACGGTTATCCCGGTTATCCGGGGGCCGGTGCCGGCGCGGgagccgctgctgctgccggtccAAATGGTCCATACGGTCAACCAACCGGTCCCGGTCAGCAGGGTGGTCATCCACCACAAGGTCAGGTAGGCGGTTATCCTGCACAATCTCCTGGCTATCCGATGCCACAACAGCCACAATACCCCACGGGTTATCCCGGCACCGGTCCACCGAATACGGCTGGACCTATTCCGACCAGCGTTGGCGCAGGTGCCGGTCAGGCGGGTGCAGCAGGTGCTGGTGGTACAGTCGCGGGACAACCATCCGCCTATCCGGGtccgcaacagcagcaacaaccccCACAGACAGCAGTTACCGCTGGAGGTCCAGGTGTACCGTCGTCCGCCATCCCTGCCACCACTACCTCCTCCTACCCGACGGCCAACCCGGGTGGTGTGTCGGTTGGTGCCGGCTCAATGCCCCCTGGCGGTTCGTACAACACACAGCCACCCAacgcgcagcagcagcagcaacaacaacagcagcagcaacaacaacagcacggTCAACCACCGGTTTCGAGctatcaacagcagcagcaacagcaaccggcTGGAGCCGTTGTTCCcggacagcaacaacagcaacaacagcagggtGCCCCGGGACCAGCTGGACCGGGTGTCTATCCACCccatccaccctaccaccAGCAGTCGTATGCACCGCTGCCCGTCCCCCAGGGCCAGTATCCGCCCGCCCAAACTGGATATCCGCAGTATCCGCAGCGTCCACCGAACACACAGATGCCGCCACCCGGTCCGCAGGGTCCACCACCGCAAGGTGCCTACGGATATTACGGTCAGCCACCACAGTAGAGTGGGGAAAGCTTcgatgttttaatttgttcttcTTCCTATATACATCTCTCTATCAGTTTTTAATAGTTTTGACGATATCTGCTTAATCGGATTGATTGAACTCAATTTGTGTTAAGATTAAAATGTAACGTGGAGTGTGTCTGTTTGCTCAACGTCTGGATTACAAGACGCGAGTTCGAATCGACATTAAACCCCTTTTGTGCATCATTATTCCCTTTCAGATCAGATCCTAAATCCCATCCAGTCCAATCCGCCGTAGCAAGGACttactatccagctacgtggtaaaattaagtctagaatgcagaaatggcaggccctTAGCATGCCcttagaaggtcgttacgccaagaagagagaaagagagagagagagagagatcctGAGAACTATCACCTAATTCTAATTCTATACTGCAAGACCCGACCCTACTCGATTCCGCAACTGCTTGGTGTTGCAGTTTGTGAAGCTGTTTTTACGATTAGTTTTAGATAATGTTAGTTCCCGGCGTAGGAACCACAAATACTTTTCAATAACTCGTCTAAAATTATACAATAAGTAAGCAAACGTCGGCGAGAGTTTCCATCTTAACAGGATCGGTTCCGTTTGCACAAGTAACAGTGCATGAATCATACGACAGCTAAATAATAATGGCAGCGAATGAACTTAGGTTGATTGTGTCTAGAAAACATGAGTGCTGTAGTGCTAGACAACGCTGGCTAACACGActacacgaaaaacaaaccactaaCAGCAGGAGTCATTAATCTTTTgtacagtaacaaaaaaaaaacaaggatttcaatttgttttattggctATAAGAGGCATTTTAATAGCACTccattttgcattttaatcGTGGACAACAATAGGCACTACAGACCCACGTGCAACGACACACAAGCGGTTAGGTTTTGCAGTGCAAAATTTCTGGCACTGAGCTTCGGGGATAATACGATAACGCTATCCTAGTGCATAAACAAATCACAATCCAGCTATTACTAGCCGGCGATCGGATTGTACGTATGCTTTAATTGTATGAATATTTGCATTGTAAAATGGGATGAGAGAGATGAAACCCTAATGCGAGAACAAAAATGTAATCCAACTCGTAACTAAACTGAACgaatggatttgtttttgctttgcctttAGTTTGCAACAAGAGCATTGTCACAGTATCTCATGTATTGTTCAatgccaaaaaaaatatataaaatggaaacaagATACACAGTTTTCCCGAAATAACCCAAACACAACCCAGAGGAAACAAACGGAtgattgtgaaaaaaaagttgtatattaatttaacataaattcAATAAATCAACCGGCTTGAGGTTATGTACATAGGGTTAAAACCGACTTCAACTTGATTGTTTAAAGGCATAATGCATAATGGCACAACAGCACCAAGGTATGTATCGCAATCGGCCGTTCGGATATCATCAAATCGTTTTTCAGTGTAGGAACTAATGTTTTAGGTTCGAACGACAGGAATCGATTGTTAGGCACCGCTTGCACAGTATACAGGAATATATTACTCTATATTGGTATTTTATAAATAGCTAAAATGGTTTCCCCTTTTTACTAGAATCGTTTTTTGGTCCTTTTtgagtgctttttttccttttctttgttttcttttgcttttccgcCATTACCACCTAAGCGAGCGCATCGTTTGTATGCATGCAGCAAATAACTGCCGCAGAATTTCCCCGGTcagatatttttgtttgtttctgtgttGTTTACCACGCCGAGCGAATGGTTTTTACTGATTATAATAGGATGATGGGCGCGTGTGAACACTACGGGCTGTTTGGGAGTGGTCGGTGTTCCGTTCTACACGTTCGTCGGTGCGTCCATCGCGCACACGATCGTCTTCATGACGGCGGCCGCCGCTAGCGAGGCGTAGTTCTGCCATTTGCGTGACGTGGTACCGTCCTTGTAGTCGGCAATACCCTTCACCAGGATGAAGCTATCCCGGCAGTTGCCGACCACGCTGTCCAGCACCGAGTTCATCTCGCTGTCCGTCGCTAGCAGATGGTACGTCTGGGCGTACTCTGTCCGGGCACTGTCGGACCGTACCAGATCGTAGCCGGATCCGATCGGGCCAGCATGCAGACGCGTCTGGTGCGGTACGGGACCACCGGCCGCGTCCGCTTCATCCCCGTCCGCATCCGTCTGGGCGATCGGGTGTGCCACCTCGATCACGTTCTTGTTGCCGATGTTCATGTACAGCTTGTCCGTGTTCGGTGCCGGACGGGCAAAGTCATGCTCCGCGTGACCGCCCCGTCCACTGAGCTGCTGTAGCCCCTCCTGTACGTACTGCAGCCACGGCTTCTTGCCGTCATCGTTCTGCACGATCGTGCGTGCGATCGCCTGCAGCCCATCGTCTGTCGGATAGTAGCGCTTAACCTCCGTCTGGCCGCCGCTGTACACGTAGCAGTACGGCTTCTGGGGATTGCCGTTGGTTGGGTTCGGTTCCTGGATTGCGGATGCGATCACGACATCGCCGAGCCGTACGTGCCGCCGGTAGTCGGTGTAGTGCGGGATACCGCCAGCAACGCCGACAATGAACACGTAATCCACCTTCTGGAAGGTGCCGAGCAGACGGGTCGTGGTATTGCCCGCTGCTGTCATCGCTTCTCGCGTGCTACCAACCGACGGCAGCTTGGTACTAACGATCCGATGCGCACCTATATTGCCGAGCGTATATACGTTAGACTCACCTGCACGGGAGAAGAAGAGACAAAGGTTAGTTCGTTGGCCGATATGGAGGTACCGTGTATCCCGGACTATACAAGAAGCTGTTGATCGATAACCTTCACCCCCAACACACGAAGCAATCATTACAGTACACCCAACAAGACAACGATGTACGGCATTCCGGCGAACTGTTGTAACTTGCTGTACGATCCTCAATTTAGTGTTTGTGCAGTGAGTACACCAGCTCTAGATATCACACGAATTACTACCGGATATACAAAATGGACTCTGTATAAACTCTTAATTTCTTCATATCGAAAACCAATAGTGCATCAGATATATTAGACGATCCTCCACTACAGACTAATGGTAAAGCGTATTATTAAACATTGGAGAGCAGTAAAATCAGGTCGGAGATGGTCAGCAAtatccttcatctctttcATTAATTTCAACAATGGCACCAATCCACCTCATGATCTTGAGAAGAGTGTTTTATTCTCAAGAAGACAAACATTCATATACATCTCCTACTTTGACTGATTGAGTGCGCGAGAGTACAGCATCTTTTCGTTTCATCAGAAACGTGTCGGAACTAATTCTTCTTGGTGTCAGAACTAATGAACTGAAGGTGTCGGAACACGAGGAAATACGAGGAACACTCCCCGCAAATGTGGCCCACTGTTCACTCTTTGACCACTCATGAACCGATATCATAAGAAGTAATCGCGGAAAAATtctattcat
This sequence is a window from Anopheles marshallii chromosome X, idAnoMarsDA_429_01, whole genome shotgun sequence. Protein-coding genes within it:
- the LOC128712107 gene encoding trithorax group protein osa-like; the protein is MSLAYSQQSQQASNPGGGRGGNPPNRGQGPPPSSMHIQKILDENAGLIQTIQEFQFAGKSSESMSYQVALHRNLVYLANLADPQQNVSSLLPPPQMLHAIQQQQQQQQQQQQQPPPPTHDGSMMGQGPGQPGMPGYPQPGQAPPGVGMGGQQPQQQQQQQGQPHASNGVVPTGQQHNPHGPPNPSAGGMQQPGQQAGVPGNVGPGHGQNAVPQVPNQPGQNVVMGGAGGGNQQGGYRAPGTSGPMAPTSNAPVVGGQQQQQQQQGLVNQQNAGPGGAIRAPGIPGPGGQQQQPASQPLPPQTSGYQQRASYNVQHSHYPGYPPPNQAPYGAQTGYSPYGGPPNQVQGYGPPQAGTPQGYHHAGVPPAGSTGGQVPPVQGSPYPGAAAGQHPGAGGAGAAGSGAGPGAYQQGLPPGAPNAQPHVGYGPPGQPPVQYPPQGGPGGPPPPHGYPGYPGAGAGAGAAAAAGPNGPYGQPTGPGQQGGHPPQGQVGGYPAQSPGYPMPQQPQYPTGYPGTGPPNTAGPIPTSVGAGAGQAGAAGAGGTVAGQPSAYPGPQQQQQPPQTAVTAGGPGVPSSAIPATTTSSYPTANPGGVSVGAGSMPPGGSYNTQPPNAQQQQQQQQQQQQQQHGQPPVSSYQQQQQQQPAGAVVPGQQQQQQQQGAPGPAGPGVYPPHPPYHQQSYAPLPVPQGQYPPAQTGYPQYPQRPPNTQMPPPGPQGPPPQGAYGYYGQPPQ